From a single Nicotiana tomentosiformis chromosome 2, ASM39032v3, whole genome shotgun sequence genomic region:
- the LOC104094994 gene encoding F-box/LRR-repeat protein At5g02910-like, which yields MGEQDQCPGSSGNDGDCKGHENPPQKTKKNQKGCAVTGIDWISQLPDSLIVQILSLMPVKDAFRTTILSKRWQYLWTSIDNLIFGSRNINCSDSLAVNKIYHSGMSYNSKLDEWLEIALKNKVEDIDLDIWYYDQESYILPQVLCSSSSVLKLSCTCCRISEDCTLNWTSLKSLTLTHLFLRDEHIEQIISSCPQLEALELQEFCGFHRLHITSPKCRRLQLINHGHPKGDWDSSGGDCFLEVVAPYVRHLKIFGGFHLYGN from the exons ATGGGCGAGCAAGACCAGTGCCCTGGCAGTTCTGGTAACGATGGAGACTGTAAAGGCCATGAAAATCCACCtcagaaaacaaagaagaatcaGAAAGGATGCGCAGTAACTGGAATTGATTGGATCAGTCAGTTACCTGACTCTCTAATTGTCCAAATTCTTTCTCTAATGCCCGTAAAAGATGCCTTCAGAACAACTATTCTCTCTAAACGTTGGCAATACCTCTGGACCTCTATCGACAACCTCATCTTTGGCAGCAGGAATATCAATTGTTCTGATAGCTTGGCAGTGAACAA GATATATCACAGTGGTATGTCTTATAATTCTAAACTTGACGAATGGCTTGAAATTGCTTTGAAGAACAAAGTGGAGGATATTGACCTGGATATTTGGTATTATGATCAAGAATCCTATATCTTGCCGCAAGTTCTCTGCAGCAGCTCATCAGTTCTAAAACTAAGTTGCACGTGTTGCAGAATATCAGAAGATTGTACACTAAATTGGACATCCCTAAAGAGTTTAACGCTAACACATTTGTTTCTCCGGGATGAACATATTGAACAAATAATATCAAGTTGCCCCCAGCTGGAAGCTTTGGAGCTACAAGAATTTTGTGGTTTTCATCGTTTGCATATAACTTCTCCTAAGTGTAGGAGACTGCAGTTGATCAATCACGGACATCCTAAGGGAGATTGGGATTCATCTGGAGGTGATTGTTTCTTAGAAGTTGTTGCTCCATATGTTCGACATTTGAAGATTTTTGGGGGATTTCACCTATATGGAAATTAG